The Nitrospira sp. sequence TCCTTTCTCACGGATGACGAATTGGAAGAAGAGCGGCGGCTCTTCTATGTGGCCGTGACTCGAGCGAAGCGCCATTTGTTTTTGACGTATCCCATCAACGTGTACGACAGGACCAGCGGAATGTTGCTTTCAAAACCTTCGAGGTTTCTGGACCATGTGTCCTCGGATCTTCTCGATACACTCGCATTGATAGAGGAGGGTGGACGAGAGGACTGGGGGATGGCACGAGACCCGTACTATTAATCACGCAGTTTCCGGCGTTGCGCGCTGGCTCTCCTTCCCCGCCTGTATGAGTGACCTCTCGATCCGATTGTTTCTGGTGTGGTGCTGCTGGTCGGGGTCGGCCTTCCTCGCAGAAGCCTCGGCCATCTCGTCGAATGAAGAGCGGAGTGCGGGCCAGACATGGGCACGTCTCATCGATGACGCGGAACGCTTACGGTTGCCGACCAAGTTTCTGAAAGCACTGCCCCCTGATTTTATTCATTTTGAATTCGATGATCTTCGGACCTACGCTGCCGAATACCATCTCGGCGAGCATCGAATGGTCCTTAATCGGTCGTTGTCATTTAATGCCGCTGGAAGGACGCTCAAACCGCTTGGCAAGATGACGCACAAGGAATTGGAGGTGCTCTATCATGAACTGTTCCACGCCTATATGGATTACTTGGCAGTCACTGAGAGCGACCAGCGCCCCGAAGGACTCCTGCGCTTCGCGAGAGAGTGGCAAGCCTGTCGATATGGAGAAGTGGAGATCACTCCGATTGCCCAGCGAAAAGATGAGACGGAATCGCGCTACTTGACACCGGTAGAGTCGTGGGAAGCGCTCAATGAAACGTGGGCAGTCTTCATTGGTTGGGTGGTGTGGAACCAGCTTGAGGTGCAGCGCAAGATCGGCAAATCAATGTTTCAAGAGCGGCAACAGGCCAGTGAATGGACACGCCGATTCCAAGTGGCATTTGAGAAAGGAGAGCTCCGTGGGTATTACGTCCCAGAAGATCCGGATGAACGGCGCCTCGCGCAGAAAAGATATTTGGGCAAGCCGTCGCAGCTCAGTTTGGATGAGGCAACACTCTTAATGAGGCAAGTTCTTGGTTTTCAATATGATTTTATAGTTCGATTAGAAACTTTACCAGGATTCTCCAGGGTCTCCCCCTGTCCGAGTTTCAAGGACATGACAAATTAAAAGGACCCGAGCCGAATTCTCCTCTTGACACGGAGAAAGTTCATCAATAGAATCCAGCATTTCGTGATCTAGCCTGTCCGAGCACCTCAGCGGATCAATCTTCAATGATTCGAGAAAGAGAGTTGTGCACGGGTAGGCCTACTTGTCTTTGTTGAACGATTGGTCGGTGAGAGCGTCCTCTATTTGTGCTGCAAATTTGGTTTGCATAGAACAATGAAACATTGCGGGCAGGTACCCAAGCGGCCAAAGGGGGCAGACTGTAAATCTGCTGGCTTATGTCTTCCAAGGTTCGAATCCTTGCCTGCCCACCAAACCAAGCTTCGCTCGTACCGGCGAGCTTGCAAGTGGGCGAGTCAGAAGCGTACCTCAAGAGTTTTGGTTTGAATCTGTATGTGAATGAAGAAGGGAAAGTAGGCGGGCGTAGCTCAGTGGTAGAGTTCCAGCCTTCCAAGCTGGCTGTCGTGGGTTCAAATCCCATCGCCCGCTCCAAAAAGCTGGTGCTAGGGCGGTAAGAGTCAACGTCAAGCGTCGTAGTTGAAATAGATAGATTGAGGAGAGCCTGGTTGCACGAATGACCCTTGACGCGCCGAATGCCCACGTAGCTCAGTTGGTAGAGCACGTCCTTGGTAAGGACGAGGTCACGCGTTCGATCCGCGTCGTGGGCTCCATACCGCGCTTGACACTATCGGGAGCCAAGTAGGAGTGATCTTAGCGGTCGACTAGACGCCTCGCGTGTTGGGCTCTTGGTTTTGTGTAGGCTTGCTCGACTCGAAGCGCAGGGCATGGAGCACAGCGGGATTTTACCTTTTGTGTTTTAGACAAAGGAGTGGGGTATGGCGAAGGCGAAATACGAGCGGAAGAAGCCGCACGTGAACATTGGGACGATCGGGCACGTGGACCACGGGAAGACGACGTTGACGGCGGCGTTGACGAAAGTGTGCGCGGATCGGGGGATGGCGAAATTCATCAGTTACGACGAAGTGGCGAAGGCGAGCGAGAGCCAAGGGCGACGGGACGCGACCAAAATCATGACCATTGCCATCAGCCACGTCGAGTACGAGACCGATGCTCGGCACTATGCGCACGTGGACTGTCCGGGCCACGCCGACTACGTGAAGAACATGATCACCGGAGCGGCCCAGATGGACGGGGCGATCCTGGTCGTGAGCGCCGCAGACGGCCCCATGCCGCAGACCCGGGAGCACATCTTATTGGCGCGGCAGGTGGGGGTGCCGTACATCGTTGTGTTTTTGAACAAGGCCGACAAAGTCGACGACAAAGAGCTGTTGGAGTTGGTCGAGTTGGAAGTGCGGGAGCTGCTCTCCAAGTATGGGTTCCCAGGGGACAAGACCCCGATCGTCCAAGGCAGTGCCCTGCAAGCCATGGAAGGCAACCAGGGGCCGTTGGGGATTCCGGCCATCATGAAGCTGTTAGAGGCGGTCGATACCTATATTCCCACGCCGCAGCGGCCCATTGACAAGCCGTTCCTGATGCCGATCGAAGACGTGTTCACCATCAGCGGCCGGGGCACCGTCGTGACGGGGCGGTGTGAACGGGGCATCGTGAAGGTCGGGGATGAAATCGAGATCGTGGGGTTGCGGCCGACGCAGAGCACCATCGTGACGGGCGTCGAGATGTTCCGCAAAGTGCTCGACGAAGGGCAGGCGGGGGACAACATTGGGGTGCTCTTGCGGGGGACCAAGAAAGAAGACGTGGAGCGGGGCATGGTGCTCTCGAAGCCCAAGAGCATTACGCCGCATACGAAGTTCAAGGCGGAAATCTATGTGTTGACCAAGGAAGAGGGGGGTCGGCATACCCCGTTCTTCAACGGGTATCGGCCGCAGTTCTACTTCCGGACGACGGATGTGACCGGGGTGGTGCAGCTCAATCCGGGGGTCGAGATGGTGATGCCGGGGGACAACGTGAGTGTGACGGGGGAGTTGATCAGCCCGATCGCGATGGATCAGGGGTTACGGTTTGCCGTGCGCGAGGGGGGCAAGACCGTCGGCTCCGGGGTCGTCACGGAAATTCTGGCGTAAAACGGACGGCAAGCGTCGATGGTCAGTCAACCGGAGAAAACGGGCAGACGAATCCTTCGCTTGATGTTGTGACGGTTGACGAATAACGAGGACTACAATGCGAGAAATTATCGACATGGCGTGTACGCTTTGCAAACAGCGGAATTACTCGTCCATGAAGAACAAGAAGAACGATCCGGATCGGTTGGAACGAAACAAGTTCTGCAAGTTCTGCCGAAAGCACACGCCTCATAAGGAAGTGAAATAGCGTACTGAGCGCGCAGTGCGAGGTTTGTGAAGGAACCGGTTAGCGCGGCACTCAGGACTCGGCACTATTCAGGGAGGGGCATGGTGTTAATGGTAGCACATCGGTCTCCAAAACCGAGAGTCTGGGTTCAAATCCTAGTGCCCCTGCCACCCCAAGCTTGCTCGAACCGGGAGTCAGGGGGGGTGTTGAGTGTGGTCGTCGGATAGGCACTGCAGGTCTGACGTAACCGGCTGGGTAGTTCTTAATAGGACGATAGAAGCGGAGTCGC is a genomic window containing:
- the rpmG gene encoding 50S ribosomal protein L33; the encoded protein is MREIIDMACTLCKQRNYSSMKNKKNDPDRLERNKFCKFCRKHTPHKEVK
- the tuf gene encoding elongation factor Tu; the encoded protein is MAKAKYERKKPHVNIGTIGHVDHGKTTLTAALTKVCADRGMAKFISYDEVAKASESQGRRDATKIMTIAISHVEYETDARHYAHVDCPGHADYVKNMITGAAQMDGAILVVSAADGPMPQTREHILLARQVGVPYIVVFLNKADKVDDKELLELVELEVRELLSKYGFPGDKTPIVQGSALQAMEGNQGPLGIPAIMKLLEAVDTYIPTPQRPIDKPFLMPIEDVFTISGRGTVVTGRCERGIVKVGDEIEIVGLRPTQSTIVTGVEMFRKVLDEGQAGDNIGVLLRGTKKEDVERGMVLSKPKSITPHTKFKAEIYVLTKEEGGRHTPFFNGYRPQFYFRTTDVTGVVQLNPGVEMVMPGDNVSVTGELISPIAMDQGLRFAVREGGKTVGSGVVTEILA